A DNA window from Streptomyces canus contains the following coding sequences:
- a CDS encoding autotransporter, producing the protein MRSHFHKTAAAAGALAAAALLVTAPPAAAAGSRDVTADVLADRDVTLTGDTVVTVPAGSTTYDGVFRGEGTLTVRGSGTLILTRDSDFTLPRSRQRQSVRTLGGNHPYVTTTRPDPPAITVERGATLQYGNGGTTGLIGHFPYGTPAFRLNQDNIRVDGTLRLSLKSAYNLGTVSGSGLITQPRFLWGTWDLTSGPFSGVIDNGTQANAGRPEYATSLPNARKVLNQGTWTVDTPLGQTVTQRMDFYQREYGSDINVQSRPGGKVVLTGQYSWSNQGGDTNPSLSDPALNWTPATKNVNKRGTNIKGANVQWGDGTTSRIFMPGTAKTVYINLLAARSRSLLTFDYNGPVTLGAPIGGGRFHDTLSAPGAGDIVIKGTKGNDVTFAAVQYYDGSTTVEKGAVLRLGSGKPGGDGGLYTGGGLYKLVNNGSLIVDNTTKPLTLPRISGSGSLTQAGGATTTLTGSAVTYTGTTTVRKGTLALRGGATLARSKGIRLTSTAARLDAGTTGLRVVSSLSGKGSVKGAVTNEGVVTGGLTVSGRYTQTSKGELVLRDGPLKVTGPVRLAGELDFSAVGTDPARRITVLDNKGTSKTTGAFKGLKEGTRLQLADTTYRITYRGGDGNDVVLAAATASASPGVRADTASKAPAAAPHTTGAETEGLGWWPYILALGLLGGLVVPPTVRRRGKRHEGGRHAAH; encoded by the coding sequence GTGCGCAGCCATTTCCACAAGACAGCAGCCGCGGCCGGAGCCCTGGCGGCGGCCGCCCTCCTGGTCACCGCTCCCCCGGCGGCGGCCGCCGGTTCCCGTGACGTCACGGCCGACGTCCTCGCGGACCGGGACGTCACCCTGACCGGCGACACCGTCGTCACGGTGCCCGCGGGGTCGACGACGTACGACGGGGTGTTCCGCGGCGAGGGCACGCTCACCGTGCGCGGCAGCGGGACGCTGATCCTGACCAGGGACAGCGACTTCACGCTGCCCCGGTCCCGCCAGCGGCAGTCCGTGCGGACACTCGGCGGCAACCACCCCTACGTCACCACGACCCGCCCGGACCCGCCCGCGATCACGGTCGAGCGCGGAGCGACCCTCCAGTACGGCAACGGCGGGACGACAGGCCTGATCGGTCACTTCCCGTACGGCACCCCGGCGTTCCGGCTGAACCAGGACAACATCCGGGTCGACGGCACCCTGCGGCTGTCCCTGAAGAGCGCCTACAACCTGGGCACCGTCAGCGGCTCCGGCCTGATCACCCAGCCACGCTTCCTCTGGGGCACGTGGGACCTGACCTCAGGCCCGTTCTCCGGGGTCATCGACAACGGCACCCAGGCCAACGCCGGGCGGCCCGAGTACGCGACCTCGCTGCCCAACGCGCGCAAGGTGCTCAACCAGGGCACCTGGACCGTGGACACCCCGCTGGGCCAGACCGTCACCCAGCGGATGGACTTCTACCAGCGCGAGTACGGCAGCGACATCAACGTCCAGTCCCGGCCGGGCGGCAAGGTGGTCCTCACCGGCCAGTACAGCTGGTCGAACCAGGGCGGTGACACCAACCCCTCACTGAGCGACCCCGCCCTGAACTGGACGCCGGCCACCAAGAACGTCAACAAGCGCGGCACCAACATCAAGGGCGCGAACGTCCAGTGGGGAGACGGGACGACCAGCAGGATCTTCATGCCCGGCACGGCGAAGACGGTGTACATCAACCTGCTGGCGGCGCGCTCCCGTTCCCTGCTGACCTTCGACTACAACGGACCCGTCACCCTGGGCGCCCCCATCGGCGGTGGCCGCTTCCACGACACCCTGTCCGCGCCCGGCGCGGGTGACATCGTCATCAAGGGGACGAAGGGCAATGACGTCACCTTCGCGGCCGTCCAGTACTACGACGGCTCCACGACGGTCGAGAAGGGCGCCGTGCTCCGCCTCGGCAGCGGCAAGCCGGGGGGCGACGGCGGGCTCTACACCGGCGGCGGTCTCTACAAGCTCGTGAACAACGGCTCGCTGATCGTCGACAACACGACCAAGCCCCTGACCCTGCCCCGGATCAGCGGCAGCGGCTCCCTCACCCAGGCGGGCGGGGCGACGACGACCCTGACCGGAAGCGCGGTGACGTACACGGGGACGACGACGGTCCGCAAGGGGACGCTCGCCCTGCGGGGCGGAGCAACTCTCGCCCGCAGCAAGGGGATCCGGCTCACCTCGACGGCCGCACGGCTGGACGCGGGCACGACCGGTCTTCGCGTGGTCTCCTCGCTGTCCGGCAAGGGCTCGGTGAAGGGCGCGGTCACCAACGAGGGCGTGGTCACGGGAGGACTCACCGTTTCCGGCCGCTACACGCAGACCTCGAAGGGTGAACTGGTCCTGCGAGACGGTCCGTTGAAGGTGACGGGCCCGGTTCGGCTTGCCGGTGAGCTCGACTTCTCGGCCGTCGGCACCGACCCCGCCCGCCGGATCACCGTGCTGGACAACAAGGGCACGTCGAAGACCACGGGCGCCTTCAAGGGCCTGAAGGAGGGCACGCGGCTCCAGCTCGCCGACACGACGTACCGGATCACCTATCGGGGCGGGGACGGCAACGACGTCGTACTGGCCGCGGCAACGGCGAGCGCCTCGCCGGGCGTCCGTGCCGATACCGCGTCGAAGGCTCCGGCAGCGGCACCCCACACGACGGGAGCGGAGACGGAGGGGCTGGGCTGGTGGCCGTACATTCTGGCGCTGGGTCTGCTGGGCGGGCTGGTGGTCCCGCCGACCGTGCGCAGGCGGGGCAAGCGACATGAGGGCGGACGGCACGCGGCGCACTGA
- a CDS encoding glycoside hydrolase family 43 protein — MSRAADVPHRRLLLKGALAAGALAATPAVAEAAPRPKKAAPFVNPLVRNRADPYIHRHSDGYYYFTATAPEYDRIILRRSRTLRGLATADESVIWTKHPTGVMGAHIWAPEIHRVGGKWYIYFASAPAESVWDIRIWVLENANPNPFKGTWVERGQIRTAWETFSLDATTFTHRGSRYLAWAQHEPGLDNNTGIFLSRMANPWTLTGPQIRLSTPEYDWECIGYKVNEGPSVIARNGRLFMSYSASATDWHYCMGLLTVDADADLMNPASWSKSPTPVFTSNDTTRQYGPGHNCFTVAEDGRSDVLVYHARQYKEIVGDPLNDPNRHTRVQKLGWHADGTPNFGIPVADTATDTEVAS, encoded by the coding sequence ATGAGCCGCGCCGCCGACGTCCCCCACCGACGACTGCTGCTGAAAGGTGCCCTGGCCGCGGGCGCCCTGGCCGCGACCCCCGCAGTCGCCGAAGCCGCCCCGCGCCCGAAGAAGGCCGCCCCCTTCGTGAACCCGCTCGTCCGCAACCGCGCGGACCCGTACATCCACCGTCACTCCGACGGCTACTACTACTTCACGGCCACCGCCCCCGAGTACGACCGCATCATCCTGCGCCGCTCCCGCACCCTGCGCGGCCTCGCGACCGCCGACGAGTCCGTCATCTGGACCAAGCACCCGACCGGGGTCATGGGCGCCCACATCTGGGCGCCGGAGATCCACCGCGTCGGCGGCAAGTGGTACATCTACTTCGCCTCCGCGCCCGCCGAGAGCGTGTGGGACATCCGTATCTGGGTCCTGGAGAACGCCAACCCGAACCCCTTCAAGGGGACTTGGGTGGAACGAGGCCAGATCAGGACCGCCTGGGAGACCTTCTCCCTGGACGCCACCACCTTCACCCACCGCGGCAGCCGCTATCTCGCCTGGGCCCAGCACGAGCCCGGCCTGGACAACAACACCGGCATCTTCCTGTCGAGGATGGCGAACCCGTGGACCCTGACGGGTCCTCAGATCAGGCTCTCCACCCCGGAGTACGACTGGGAGTGCATCGGCTACAAGGTCAACGAGGGCCCCTCCGTCATCGCCCGCAACGGCCGGCTCTTCATGTCGTACTCGGCGAGCGCGACCGACTGGCACTACTGCATGGGCCTGCTGACGGTCGACGCGGACGCCGACCTCATGAACCCGGCGAGCTGGTCCAAGTCACCGACCCCCGTCTTCACCAGCAACGACACCACCAGGCAGTACGGCCCGGGCCACAACTGCTTCACCGTCGCCGAGGACGGTCGCAGTGACGTCCTCGTCTATCACGCCCGCCAGTACAAGGAGATCGTCGGCGACCCGCTGAACGACCCCAACCGCCACACCCGCGTCCAGAAGCTCGGCTGGCACGCGGACGGCACCCCGAACTTCGGCATACCGGTGGCGGACACCGCCACGGACACGGAGGTTGCGTCGTGA
- a CDS encoding RICIN domain-containing protein: MRRAYAVLLALCLALAGALATAGPAQAAPLTIPNGVQFTDTSGNALHAHGGGVIKVGSYYYWFGEDRNSDNTFRYVDAYRSTDLKNWEFRNHVLTQSSASELATAYIERSKVVYNASTGKFVMWMHKENGTDYSEARAAVAVSSTVDGSYTYQGSFRPLGDNMSRDITTFVDTDGTGYMVSAANENYDLHIYKLTADYTGIAALVANPWVGGHREAPALFKRGGVYFMLTSGATGWSANQQQYATATSLAGPWTSMANVGDSTTYNSQTAYVLPVQGTSGTSYLYMGDRWGNSFGGTVNDSRYVWLPLTFPTSTTMSMSWYPQITIDAAAGTISGTSATYNTLVSRNSGKCADVASQSLWQGIAISQYTCNSGANQKWWFKDLGTGYYQLVGRGSSLCLQENATNVTQENCGSATTQQWSVVTSGSYVNIKARSTGECLDVNGASTANSAAIITYACSGATNQQWTRGT; encoded by the coding sequence GTGAGGCGTGCTTACGCGGTACTGCTCGCCCTGTGTCTGGCCCTGGCCGGCGCCCTGGCGACCGCCGGACCGGCCCAGGCCGCTCCGCTGACGATCCCCAACGGCGTCCAGTTCACGGACACCTCGGGCAACGCCCTGCACGCCCACGGCGGCGGGGTCATCAAGGTCGGCTCCTACTACTACTGGTTCGGCGAGGACCGCAACTCCGACAACACCTTCCGGTACGTGGACGCCTACCGCTCCACCGACCTGAAGAACTGGGAGTTCAGGAACCACGTCCTGACCCAGTCCAGCGCCTCGGAGCTCGCCACCGCCTACATCGAGCGGTCCAAGGTCGTCTACAACGCGTCCACCGGCAAGTTCGTGATGTGGATGCACAAGGAGAACGGCACCGACTACAGCGAGGCCCGCGCCGCCGTCGCCGTCTCCTCCACGGTCGACGGGAGCTACACCTACCAGGGCAGCTTCCGCCCGCTGGGCGACAACATGTCCCGCGACATCACGACGTTCGTCGACACCGACGGCACCGGCTACATGGTCTCGGCGGCCAACGAGAACTACGACCTGCACATCTACAAACTCACCGCCGACTACACCGGCATCGCCGCTCTGGTCGCCAACCCGTGGGTGGGCGGACACCGCGAGGCCCCGGCCCTGTTCAAGCGGGGCGGCGTCTACTTCATGCTGACGTCGGGCGCCACCGGCTGGAGCGCCAACCAGCAGCAGTACGCCACCGCCACCTCCCTCGCCGGACCGTGGACCTCGATGGCGAACGTCGGTGACTCAACAACCTACAACTCGCAGACCGCGTACGTCCTTCCGGTGCAGGGCACTTCGGGCACCTCGTACCTCTACATGGGCGACCGCTGGGGCAACTCCTTCGGCGGGACCGTCAACGACTCCCGGTACGTGTGGCTGCCGTTGACCTTCCCCACCTCCACCACGATGTCCATGTCCTGGTACCCCCAGATCACGATCGACGCGGCGGCCGGGACGATCAGCGGCACGAGCGCCACGTACAACACGCTGGTCTCCCGCAACAGCGGCAAGTGCGCGGACGTGGCCAGTCAGTCGCTGTGGCAGGGCATCGCGATCAGCCAGTACACCTGCAACAGCGGTGCCAACCAGAAGTGGTGGTTCAAGGACCTCGGCACCGGCTACTACCAGCTGGTCGGCCGCGGCAGCTCCCTGTGCCTCCAGGAGAACGCCACCAACGTCACCCAGGAGAACTGCGGCAGCGCGACCACCCAGCAGTGGTCGGTGGTCACTTCGGGCTCGTACGTGAACATCAAGGCCAGGTCCACCGGCGAGTGCCTGGACGTGAACGGCGCGTCCACCGCCAACTCCGCAGCGATCATCACGTACGCGTGCAGCGGAGCGACCAACCAGCAGTGGACGCGCGGGACCTGA
- a CDS encoding rhamnogalacturonan lyase B N-terminal domain-containing protein — MSESTVNRPVGRRTFVLGTAAAAGTAALAGPLAETASAASFGWSDDGSNYVVDTGASLVFKVSKTNGDLTSLVYKGTQYQGYGGKNSHIESGLGTSTVSIKQSGTTILISVAYGTLKHYYAARSGENNVYLWTNKADASVSATRYILRVNAGKFLNDEPDSYTYAPTTIEASDVFAKSDGQTRSKHYAKARVIDYNYVGWTTGSVGLYIVRSNHEKASGGPFYRSLLRHQSADGGGLYEILYYGENQTEAQRFGLQGPYVIAFTDGGAPSSALYPGTLTTSWADSLGISGYVPASGRGKVAGVGITGRNTAYTYTVGLANSAAQYWGSARSSDGYFSIGGVLPGTYTLTVFKGELAVYTGSVSVSAGGTTTLNSIAIPSSNDPGNASAIWRINNWDGTPGGFKNADLMTYAHPSDVRASSWTGNVVIGSGTETSGFPCYLWKDVNSGIIVYFKLTAAQAAAAHTLRIGVTTAYANGRPQVVVNDTWTSAVPSPPTQPSTRSLTVGSYRGNNYTFTYSVPASAWLTDTSAYNTLKIYVASGSGSTSFLSAGTSIDAIDLLA, encoded by the coding sequence GCCGCCGCAGGGACGGCCGCGCTCGCCGGGCCGCTCGCGGAGACCGCGTCCGCCGCGAGCTTCGGCTGGAGCGACGACGGCTCCAACTACGTCGTCGACACCGGCGCCAGCCTCGTCTTCAAGGTCAGCAAGACCAACGGCGACCTGACCTCGCTGGTCTACAAGGGCACGCAGTACCAGGGCTACGGCGGCAAGAACTCGCACATCGAGTCCGGGCTCGGCACGTCCACCGTGAGCATCAAGCAGTCCGGTACGACGATCCTGATCTCGGTCGCCTACGGCACGCTGAAGCACTACTACGCGGCCCGCAGCGGCGAGAACAACGTGTACCTGTGGACCAACAAGGCCGACGCCTCGGTCTCGGCGACCCGCTACATCCTGCGCGTCAACGCGGGCAAGTTCCTCAACGACGAGCCCGACTCGTACACCTACGCGCCCACCACCATCGAGGCCTCCGACGTCTTCGCGAAGTCCGACGGCCAGACCCGCTCCAAGCACTACGCGAAGGCGCGGGTCATCGACTACAACTACGTCGGCTGGACCACCGGCAGCGTTGGTCTGTACATCGTGCGCTCCAACCACGAGAAGGCCTCCGGCGGCCCGTTCTACCGCTCCCTCCTGCGCCACCAGAGCGCGGACGGCGGCGGCCTGTACGAGATCCTGTACTACGGCGAGAACCAGACGGAGGCCCAGCGCTTCGGCCTCCAGGGCCCCTACGTCATCGCCTTCACCGACGGCGGCGCCCCCTCCTCCGCGCTGTACCCGGGCACCCTCACCACCTCGTGGGCGGACTCGCTCGGCATCTCGGGCTACGTCCCCGCGAGCGGCCGGGGCAAGGTCGCCGGCGTCGGCATCACGGGCCGGAACACGGCGTACACCTACACGGTCGGACTCGCCAACTCCGCTGCCCAGTACTGGGGTTCGGCGCGGTCGTCGGACGGCTACTTCTCCATCGGGGGTGTGCTGCCGGGGACGTACACGCTGACCGTCTTCAAGGGTGAACTCGCCGTCTACACCGGCTCGGTGAGCGTCAGCGCGGGCGGCACGACCACCCTGAACTCCATAGCGATCCCTTCCTCGAACGATCCGGGCAACGCGAGCGCGATCTGGCGCATCAACAACTGGGACGGCACGCCCGGCGGCTTCAAGAACGCCGACCTGATGACGTACGCCCATCCGTCCGACGTCCGCGCCTCCTCCTGGACCGGCAACGTCGTCATCGGCAGCGGCACCGAGACCTCGGGCTTCCCCTGCTACCTGTGGAAGGACGTCAACAGCGGAATCATCGTCTACTTCAAGCTGACGGCCGCGCAGGCCGCCGCCGCGCACACCCTGCGCATCGGTGTGACGACGGCCTACGCCAACGGCCGCCCGCAGGTCGTCGTCAACGACACCTGGACCTCCGCCGTCCCCTCCCCGCCCACCCAGCCGAGCACCCGGTCGCTGACCGTGGGCTCGTACCGGGGCAACAACTACACGTTCACCTACAGCGTGCCGGCGTCCGCCTGGCTGACGGACACCAGCGCCTACAACACGCTGAAGATCTACGTGGCGAGCGGTTCGGGGTCGACGTCCTTCCTCAGTGCGGGCACGTCGATCGACGCGATCGATCTGCTGGCCTGA